A section of the Candidatus Eisenbacteria bacterium genome encodes:
- a CDS encoding RNA polymerase sigma factor: protein MPSFHDQFVQLFEGSFRRLDRYLNRLTGDPDLASDIAQEALVSLYRRGSLPDAPEAWLISVAMNRLRNVASTRSRRLRLLTPARGDRAHADPPPAPDEAAAAEDSRRQVRVALEKLPERDRQLLLLHAEGYGYRDMALALKLHSGSIGVFLARARRAFRAAYEETFGAP from the coding sequence ATGCCGTCCTTCCACGATCAGTTCGTCCAGCTGTTCGAGGGGAGCTTCCGCCGGCTCGATCGATACCTGAACCGTCTCACGGGCGACCCCGACCTGGCGTCGGACATCGCCCAGGAAGCCCTGGTGAGCTTGTATCGAAGGGGTTCCCTTCCCGACGCGCCGGAGGCGTGGTTGATCAGCGTCGCGATGAATCGGCTGCGAAACGTCGCATCCACCCGGAGTCGAAGACTCCGGCTCCTGACGCCCGCACGGGGCGACCGTGCGCACGCCGACCCTCCCCCGGCGCCGGACGAAGCGGCGGCCGCCGAGGATTCGCGCCGTCAGGTGCGGGTGGCGCTCGAGAAGCTCCCCGAGCGGGACCGGCAACTCCTCCTCCTCCATGCCGAGGGTTATGGCTACCGGGACATGGCCCTCGCGCTGAAGCTCCACTCTGGGAGCATCGGGGTCTTCCTGGCCCGTGCCCGCCGCGCGTTCCGTGCTGCGTACGAGGAGACATTCGGTGCACCCTGA
- a CDS encoding zf-HC2 domain-containing protein — translation MHPDHLDDGRIQALLDGEVPPGEAASARAHAAGCPECSRRLEDAGEEGRLVSALLARLDSPTPRVEVGDIVASAAGTPSREVRDRRPWSRWAAAVLLALGVGGVAYAIPGSPVRQWVDDLIPKVFVRWARPGAGPSGTDNPSASLGGIAVKPGPTFLISFPRASGGVARISLGDGELVVVRAPAGAASYESAHNRLVVHAAAPAIFEIEIPRSATRLEIRVAGARIFLKEGARSEPDLSGSSRTLRLGPPSK, via the coding sequence GTGCACCCTGATCATCTCGACGACGGACGGATCCAGGCGCTCCTGGACGGCGAGGTTCCACCCGGGGAGGCCGCGTCGGCCCGCGCCCACGCGGCGGGGTGCCCCGAGTGCTCGCGTCGGCTCGAGGACGCGGGCGAGGAGGGGCGCCTGGTCTCGGCGCTTCTCGCCCGGCTCGACTCGCCGACGCCTCGCGTGGAGGTCGGAGACATCGTGGCTTCGGCGGCGGGCACGCCTTCACGCGAGGTCCGCGATCGCCGACCCTGGAGCCGGTGGGCGGCGGCGGTCCTCCTGGCGCTGGGTGTCGGTGGAGTCGCCTACGCGATCCCGGGATCTCCCGTCCGCCAGTGGGTGGACGACCTGATCCCGAAGGTCTTCGTTCGATGGGCGCGCCCGGGAGCCGGTCCATCCGGGACCGACAACCCCTCCGCGTCTCTGGGCGGGATCGCCGTGAAGCCGGGCCCGACCTTCCTCATCTCATTCCCGCGGGCGAGCGGCGGCGTGGCTCGCATCTCGCTCGGCGACGGAGAGCTCGTGGTGGTGCGAGCTCCCGCCGGCGCCGCGTCCTACGAGTCCGCGCACAACCGCCTCGTGGTCCACGCCGCGGCCCCCGCCATCTTCGAGATCGAGATCCCCCGATCCGCGACTCGGCTCGAGATCCGCGTCGCGGGCGCACGGATCTTCCTCAAGGAAGGGGCTCGGTCCGAGCCCGACCTCTCCGGCTCGTCCCGAACGCTGCGGCTCGGACCTCCCTCGAAGTAG
- a CDS encoding heavy metal-associated domain-containing protein, with translation MKKVLYAAPAMLLALCVAGTSLAGGPNCGSGDKAEATTAKVASASAKGAGGAHCEGMEGAKASMAMKECGVKANQVMYSYAVPSVTCDGCVENISKAALAKNGIHCAHVDLSSKTAYFIVDKKMSKNDVSKVMTAAGYKNKFTASGDKAVKSFHAAFASGEKSVACCSKDRV, from the coding sequence ATGAAGAAAGTACTCTACGCCGCCCCTGCGATGCTTCTAGCTCTCTGTGTGGCCGGGACTTCCCTGGCCGGCGGTCCGAATTGCGGTTCCGGTGACAAGGCCGAGGCGACCACGGCCAAGGTCGCGTCCGCTTCCGCGAAGGGTGCCGGCGGCGCCCATTGCGAGGGGATGGAAGGCGCCAAGGCCTCCATGGCCATGAAGGAGTGCGGCGTCAAGGCCAACCAGGTCATGTACAGCTATGCGGTGCCCTCGGTCACGTGCGACGGCTGCGTGGAGAACATCTCCAAGGCCGCCCTCGCGAAGAACGGCATCCACTGCGCGCACGTCGATCTCTCCAGCAAGACCGCGTACTTCATCGTCGACAAGAAGATGAGCAAGAACGACGTCTCCAAGGTGATGACCGCCGCGGGCTACAAGAACAAGTTCACGGCTTCCGGCGACAAGGCGGTCAAGTCGTTCCACGCCGCGTTCGCGTCGGGCGAGAAGAGCGTCGCCTGCTGCTCCAAGGATCGCGTCTAG